One genomic region from Actinocatenispora thailandica encodes:
- a CDS encoding Wzz/FepE/Etk N-terminal domain-containing protein → MDVTTPAPAPGDLADHLAALRRGWLVLACAALLGLIAASVVTMLLPHRYRATTAVLVLPTGVQDVNATGGRTKETINLDTEAQLVRSTAVAQRARTLLHVTTPPARLVQAVDVSVPPNSTVLQIAYSATDPAAARAGSHAFATAYLANRSDSAQAATNATVRALRAQADRLNAQLHSTTGKLAGTEPNSSAHALLDAQRRSLTSQLGTLGNRINDATTTAASAGRIITDAATPTRPTSPSVPVDLAAGLLVGLLVGAAAALTAARYGRRVRSAADLTRRTGVPVLADVPAGPAAARCFGRLRNELSAAEERPAVLAVVGVGGTGADVAARLATAFARAGEATVLVAATGGGVAGVPDRPGLADVLAGAAGLSTALHPVDTRPGLTVLPAGSPSGPLPIPATAAVLDRLRDGRNTVLLAAPDAADGPETQALAALADAAILAVPRRTARYAEVRDAAEQLHRVGTSLLGAVLTAPVPPAPAAGPPAGTDDPAASQNAVPGQHTAADRDTAAADTVAPGDLAAEHDTAGEHATAAAGTPTGRVGSGAHRAVATDRAETVDRAETVDRAKTGDQADAAPVGSSVRG, encoded by the coding sequence ATGGACGTCACCACCCCCGCGCCCGCGCCCGGCGACCTCGCCGACCACCTCGCCGCGCTCCGCCGCGGCTGGCTCGTCCTCGCCTGCGCGGCGCTGCTCGGCCTGATCGCCGCCAGCGTGGTCACCATGCTGCTGCCGCACCGGTACCGAGCGACGACCGCGGTGCTGGTGCTGCCCACCGGCGTGCAGGACGTCAACGCCACCGGCGGCCGCACCAAGGAGACGATCAACCTCGACACCGAGGCGCAGCTGGTGCGCTCCACCGCGGTCGCCCAGCGGGCCCGCACCCTGCTGCACGTCACGACCCCGCCGGCCCGGCTGGTGCAGGCCGTCGACGTGTCGGTACCGCCGAACAGCACGGTGCTGCAGATCGCCTACTCGGCGACCGACCCGGCCGCCGCGCGCGCCGGATCGCACGCGTTCGCCACCGCGTACCTGGCCAACCGCTCGGACAGCGCGCAAGCCGCCACGAACGCGACCGTACGGGCCCTGCGCGCGCAGGCCGACCGCCTCAACGCCCAGCTGCACAGCACCACCGGCAAGCTCGCCGGCACCGAACCCAACTCGTCCGCGCACGCGCTGCTCGACGCCCAGCGCCGCAGCCTGACCAGCCAGCTCGGCACCCTCGGCAACCGGATCAACGACGCCACCACCACGGCCGCCAGCGCCGGCCGGATCATCACCGACGCCGCGACACCCACCCGACCGACGAGCCCATCGGTACCGGTCGACCTCGCCGCCGGGCTGCTCGTCGGGCTGCTCGTCGGTGCCGCCGCCGCGCTCACCGCCGCCCGGTACGGCCGGCGGGTACGCAGTGCCGCCGACCTGACCCGCCGCACCGGGGTGCCGGTACTCGCCGACGTACCCGCCGGCCCGGCCGCGGCCCGCTGCTTCGGCCGGCTGCGCAACGAGCTGAGCGCCGCCGAGGAACGCCCGGCGGTACTGGCCGTCGTCGGGGTCGGTGGCACCGGCGCCGACGTGGCCGCCCGGCTCGCCACCGCGTTCGCCCGTGCCGGCGAGGCGACCGTACTCGTCGCCGCGACCGGCGGCGGCGTCGCCGGGGTACCGGACCGGCCCGGCCTGGCCGACGTGCTGGCCGGCGCCGCCGGCCTGTCGACCGCGCTGCACCCGGTCGACACCCGGCCCGGCCTGACCGTACTGCCGGCAGGGAGCCCGTCCGGGCCGCTGCCGATCCCGGCCACCGCTGCCGTACTGGACCGGCTGCGCGACGGGCGCAACACCGTGCTGCTGGCCGCACCGGACGCCGCCGACGGCCCGGAGACGCAGGCGCTCGCCGCGCTGGCCGACGCGGCGATCCTCGCGGTACCCCGGCGCACCGCGCGCTACGCGGAGGTACGCGACGCGGCCGAACAACTGCACCGGGTCGGCACCAGCCTGCTGGGCGCGGTACTCACCGCGCCGGTCCCGCCCGCACCCGCCGCCGGGCCCCCGGCCGGTACCGACGACCCCGCGGCGAGCCAGAACGCCGTTCCCGGGCAGCACACCGCCGCGGACCGCGACACCGCCGCCGCCGACACCGTTGCCCCCGGCGACCTCGCCGCGGAGCACGACACCGCCGGCGAGCACGCCACCGCGGCTGCCGGGACGCCGACGGGCAGGGTCGGGTCCGGGGCGCACCGGGCCGTCGCGACGGACCGGGCCGAGACCGTGGACCGGGCCGAGACCGTGGACCGGGCCAAGACCGGGGACCAGGCCGACGCCGCGCCGGTCGGCAGCTCGGTCCGGGGTTAG